From a region of the Epinephelus fuscoguttatus linkage group LG21, E.fuscoguttatus.final_Chr_v1 genome:
- the sec61g gene encoding protein transport protein Sec61 subunit gamma, whose amino-acid sequence MDQVMQFVEPSRQFVKDSIRLVKRCTKPDRKEFQKIAMATAIGFAIMGFIGFFVKLIHIPINNIIVGG is encoded by the exons ATGGATCAGGTAATGCAGTTTGTCGAGCCCAGCCGGCAGTTCGTCAAAGACTCCATCAGGCTCGTAAAGAGATGCACAAAACCCGACAGAAAAG AATTTCAGAAGATTGCCATGGCCACAGCGATTGGGTTTGCCATCATGGGTTTCATTGGTTTCTTTGTTAAACTCATTCACATCCCCATCAACAACATCATTGT TGGTGGTTAA
- the zgc:112332 gene encoding retinol dehydrogenase 12 — protein sequence MYCRSVCCHRWSSEERLDGKTVVITGANTGIGKETARDLARRGARIIMACRDLERAEEARTDILEDTGNENLVIRKLDLSDTKSIKAFAELINKEEKQVNILINNAGIMMCPYSKTADGFEMQLGVNHLGHFLLTYLLLDLIKRSAPARIVVVASVAHTWTGIRLDDINSERSYDTMKAYGQSKLANVLFARSLAKRLQGTGVSVFSLHPGVVQSDLWRHQHQCIQVAVKIFRIFTKTTLEGAQTTIYCAVEPGLDSQSGGYFSDCAPARCSRTASDDDLAQKLWEISCNMLGITWQ from the exons ATGTACTGCAG GAGTGTGTGCTGTCATCGCTGGTCATCTGAGGAGAGGCTGGATGGGAAAACGGTCGTCATCACAGGAGCCAACACCGGTATTGGAAAAGAAACAGCTAGGGATCTGGCAAGAAGAG GCGCTCGCATCATCATGGCGTGCAGAGACCTGGAAAGGGCAGAGGAGGCCCGGACGGACATTTTGGAAGACACAGgaaatgagaatttggtcatCAGGAAACTGGATCTCTCCGACACCAAGTCCATCAAAGCGTTTGCTGAGCTCATCAACAAAG AGGAGAAACAAGTGAATATCCTGATAAACAATGCAGGCATCATGATGTGTCCCTACTCCAAGACTGCGGACGGGTTCGAAATGCAGTTAGGCGTGAATCACTTGG GTCACTTCCTGCTGACTTACCTGCTGCTGGACCTCATCAAGCGTTCAGCTCCTGCCCGTATTGTCGTCGTGGCATCGGTGGCCCACACCTGGACCGGGATTCGACTGGATGACATCAACAGCGAGAGGAGTTACGATACCATGAAGGCCTATGGGCAGAGCAAGCTGGCTAACGTCCTCTTTGCACGCTCCCTTGCCAAACGGTTACAAG GTACAGGAGTAAGCGTGTTCTCCCTGCACCCGGGGGTGGTGCAGTCTGACCTGTGGCGGCACCAGCACCAGTGCATCCAGGTGGCAGTGAAGATCTTCCGGATTTTCACCAAGACGACACTGGAGGGAGCACAGACCACCATCTACTGTGCTGTGGAGCCAGGCCTGGACAGCCAGAGTGGAGGGTACTTCAg TGACTGCGCTCCTGCAAGGTGCTCGAGGACGGCGTCTGATGACGACTTGGCCCAAAAGCTGTGGGAGATCAGCTGCAACATGCTCGGCATCACCTGGCAGTGA